A region from the Osmerus eperlanus chromosome 11, fOsmEpe2.1, whole genome shotgun sequence genome encodes:
- the LOC134029700 gene encoding clathrin heavy chain 1-like isoform X1: MAQILPIRFQEHLQLQNLGINPANIGFSTLTMESDKFICIREKVGEQAQVVIIDMADPNTPIRRPISADSAIMNPASKVIALKAAKTLQIFNIEMKSKMKAHTMTDDVTFWKWISLNTVALVTDNAVYHWSMEGDSQPVKVFDRHSSLAGCQIINYRTDAKQKWLLLIGISAQQNRVVGAMQLYSVDRKVSQPIEGHAAGFAQFKMEGNTEESTLFCFAVRGQAGGKLHIIEVGTPPTGNQPFPKKAVDVFFPPEAQNDFPVAMQISSKQDVVFLITKYGYIHLYDLETGTCIYMNRISGETIFVTAPHEPTAGIIGVNRKGQVLSVCVEEENIIPYITNVLQNPDLALRMAVRNNLAGAEELFARKFNTLFAAGNYSEAAKVAANAPKGILRTPDTIRRFQSVPAQPGQTSPLLQYFGILLDQGQLNKFESLELCRPVLQQGRKQLLEKWLKEDKLECSEELGDLVKSVDPTLALSVYLRANVPNKVIQCFAETGQFQKIVLYAKKVGYTPDWIFLLRNVMRISPEQGLQFSQMLVQDEEPLADITQIVDVFMEYNLIQQCTSFLLDALKNNRPMEGPLQTRLLEMNLVHAPQVADAILGNQMFTHYDRAHVAQLCEKAGLLQRALEHYTDLYDIKRAVVHTHLLNPEWLVNFFGSLSVEDSLECLRAMLSANIRQNLQICVQVASKYHEQLSTQSLTELFESFKSFEGLFYFLGSIVNFSQDPEVHFKYIQAACKTGQIKEVERICRESNCYDPERVKNFLKEAKLTDQLPLIIVCDRFDFVHDLVLYLYRNTLQKYIEIYVQKVNPSRLPVVIGGLLDVDCAEDVIKNLIMVVRGQFSTDELVAEVEKRNRLKLLLPWLEARTHEGLEEPATHNALAKIYIDSNNNPERFLRENPFYDSRVVGKYCEKRDPHLACVAYERGQCDQELINVCNENSLFKSLSRYLVKRKDAELWASVLLETNPYRRPLIDQVVQTALSETQDPEEVSVTVKAFMTADLPNELIELLEKIVLDNSVFSEHRNLQNLLILTAIKADRTRVMEYINRLDNYDAPDIANIAISNELFEEAFAIFRKFDVNTSAVQVLIEHIGNLDRAYEFAERCNEPAVWSQLAKAQLQKGLVKEAIDSYIKADDPSAYMEVGNAAAQSGNWEDLVKFLQMARKKSRESYVETELIFALAKTNRLAELEEFINGPNNAHIQQVGDRCYDDKMYDAAKLLYNNVSNFGRLASTLVHLGEYQAAVDGARKANSTRTWKEVCFACVEGKEFRLAQMCGLHIVVHADELEELINFYQDRGYFEELITMLEAALGLERAHMGMFTELAILYSKFKPQKMREHLELFWSRVNIPKVLRAAEQAHLWGELVFLYDKYEEYDNAIITMMNHPADAWKEGQFKDIVTKVANVELYYKAIQFYLEFKPLPLNDLLIVLSPRLDHTRAVNFFSKVKQLSLVKPYLRSVQNHNNKSVNEALNNLFISEEDYAALRTSIDAYDNFDNITLAQGLEKHELIEFRRIAAYLFKGNNRWKQSVELCKKDKLYKDAMLYASESKDVELAEELLAWFLEDDKKECFAACLFSCYDLLRPDVVLETAWRHNLMDFSMPYFIQVMREYLSKVDAIKEKVDKLEASESLRKQEEQATESQPIVYGTPQLMLTAGPNGAVPPQQPYGYGYTAPAGYGQPPQPGFGYGM; encoded by the exons ATGGCTCAAATACTACCTATTCGCTTCCAGGAGCACTTGCAG CTCCAGAACTTGGGGATCAACCCAGCCAACATTGGCTTCAGCACCCTGACCATGGAGTCTGACAAGTTCATTTGCATTAGAGAGAAGGTGGGGGAGCAGGCACAAGTTGTCATCATCGACATGGCGGACCCCAACACACCCATCCGCAGGCCCATCTCTGCAGACAGTGCCATCATGAATCCAGCCAGCAAAGTAATTGCCCTCAAAG CCGCAAAAACTCTCCAGATTTTTAACATTGAGATGAAGAGCAAGATGAAGGCCCACACCATGACGGACGACGTGACCTTCTGGAAGTGGATCTCCCTGAACACCGTGGCCCTGGTGACCGACAACGCCGTCTACCATTGGAGCATGGAGGGCGACTCGCAGCCAGTCAAAGTCTTCGACCGACACTCCAGCCTGGCAGGCTGTCAAATCATCAACTACCGCACTGACGCCAAACAGAAATGGCTACTCCTCATTGGCATCTCAGCACAG CAAAACCGCGTGGTGGGGGCCATGCAGCTGTACTCGGTGGACAGGAAGGTGTCGCAGCCCATCGAGGGCCACGCCGCCGGCTTCGCCCAGTTCAAGATGGAGGGCAACACGGAGGAGTCCACTCTGTTCTGCTTCGCAGTGAGGGGACAGGCTGGAGGAAAG CTACACATAATTGAAGTGGGGACCCCTCCGACCGGGAACCAGCCGTTTCCTAAGAAAGCCGTGGATGTTTTCTTCCCTCCAGAGGCCCAGAACGACTTCCCCGTAGCCATGCAG atctCCTCCAAGCAGGACGTGGTGTTCCTCATCACCAAGTACGGCTACATCCACCTGTACGACCTGGAGACGGGCACCTGCATCTACATGAACCGCATCAGCGGCGAGACCATCTTCGTCACGGCGCCCCACGAGCCCACCGCCGGCATCATCGGGGTCAACAGGAAAGGACAG GTGCTctcggtgtgtgtggaggaggagaacatcaTCCCCTACATCACCAACGTGCTGCAGAACCCAGACCTGGCCCTGCGCATGGCCGTCCGCAACAACCTGGCCGGAGCCGAGGAGCTGTTCGCCCGCAAGTTCAACACCCTCTTCGCCGCGGGGAACTACTCCGAGGCCGCCAAGGTGGCCGCCAACGCGCCCAAG ggtATCCTCCGCACACCGGACACCATCCGGAGGTTCCAGAGTGTTCCGGCCCAGCCGGGCCAGACGTCCCCCCTGCTGCAGTACTTTGGCATCCTGCTGGACCAGGGCCAGCTCAACAAGTTTGAGTCCCTGGAGCTGTGCAGGCCCGTGCTGCAGCAGGGACGCAAGCAGCTGCTGGAGAAGTGGCTCAAAGAGGACAAG ctggagTGCTCAGAGGAGCTGGGGGACCTGGTGAAGTCTGTGGACCCCACCCTGGCTCTCAGCGTGTACCTGAGGGCCAACGTCCCGAACAAAGTAATCCAGTGTTTTGCCGAGACCGGACAGTTCCAGAAAATAGTCCTCTATGCCAAAAAG gtgGGCTACACCCCAGACTGGATCTTCCTGCTGAGGAACGTGATGCGGATCAGTCCGGAGCAGGGCCTGCAGTTCTCCCAGATGCTGGTCCAGGACGAGGAGCCCCTGGCCGACATCACCCAG ATCGTGGATGTGTTCATGGAGTACAACCTGATCCAGCAGTGCACCTCCTTCCTGCTGGACGCCCTGAAGAACAACAGGCCCATGGAGGGGCCCCTGCAGACACGCCTGCTGGAGATGAACCTGGTCCACgccccacag GTAGCCGACGCCATCCTGGGCAACCAGATGTTCACCCACTACGACCGCGCCCACGTGGCCCAGCTGTGCGAGAAGGCCGGCCTCCTGCAGAGGGCGCTGGAGCACTACACCGACCTGTACGACATCAAGCGGGCCgtggtgcacacacacctgctcaaccCTGAG TGGCTGGTGAACTTCTTTGGCTCGCTGTCAGTGGAGGACTCCCTGGAGTGCCTGAGGGCCATGCTCTCGGCCAACATCCGGCAGAACCTGCAGATCTGCGTCCAGGTGGCGTCCAAGTACCACGAGCAGCTCTCCACACAGTCCCTCACCGAGCTCTTTGAGTCCTTCAAGAGCTTCGAGG GGCTGTTCTACTTCCTGGGCTCCATCGTGAACTTCAGCCAGGACCCGGAGGTCCACTTCAAGTACATCCAGGCTGCCTGCAAGACGGGCCAGAtcaaggaggtggagaggatctGCCGCGAGAGCAACTGCTACGACCCCGAGCGCGTCAAGAACTTCCTCAAG GAGGCCAAGCTGACGGACCAGCTTCCGCTCATCATCGTGTGCGACCGCTTCGACTTCGTCCACGACCTGGTGCTGTATCTGTACCGCAACACTCTGCAGAAGTACATTGAGATCTACGTGCAGAAG gtgaACCCCAGCCGCCTGCCCGTGGTGATCGGAGGGCTGCTGGACGTGGACTGCGCCGAGGACGTCATCAAGAACCTGATCATGGTGGTGAGAGGACAGTTCTCCACCGACGAGCTGGTGGccgaggtggagaagaggaacAG acTGAAGCTGCTCCTGCCCTGGCTGGAGGCTCGCACCCACGAGGGCCTGGAGGAGccggctacccacaatgccctagCCAAGATCTACATCGACAGCAACAACAACCCGGAGCGCTTCCTGCGCGAGAACCCCTTCTACGACAGCCGCGTGGTGGGCAAGTACTGCGAGAAGAGAGACCCCCACCTGGCCTGCGTGGCCTACGAGAGAGGACAATGTGACCAGGAGCTAATAAac GTGTGCAACGAGAACTCCCTGTTCAAGAGCCTGTCTCGCTACCTGGTGAAGCGCAAGGACGCCGAGCTGTGGGCCAGCGTGCTGCTGGAGACCAACCCCTACAGGCGACCCCTCATCGACCAG GTTGTGCAGACGGCCCTGTCTGAGACCCAGGACCCAGAGGAGGTGTCGGTCACGGTCAAGGCCTTCATGACGGCCGACCTGCCCAACGAGCTCATCGAGCTGCTGGAGAAGATCGTCCTGGACAACTCTGTCTTCAGCGAGCACCG AAACCTCCAGAACCTTCTGATCCTGACGGCCATCAAGGCGGACCGCACGCGAGTGATGGAGTACATCAACCGCCTGGACAACTACGACGCCCCCGACATCGCCAACATCGCCATCAGCAACGAGCTCTTCGAGGAGGCCTTCGCCATCTTCAGGAAGTTTGACGTCAACACCTCCGCCGTGCAG GTCCTCATCGAGCACATCGGTAACCTGGACCGGGCCTACGAGTTTGCGGAGCGCTGCAACGAGCCGGCGGTGTGGAGCCAGCTGGCCAAGGCCCAGCTGCAGAAGGGCCTGGTGAAGGAGGCCATCGACTCCTACATCAAGGCCGACGACCCCTCCGCCTACATGGAGGTGGGCAACGCTGCAGCTCAGAGCG GCAACTGGGAGGACTTGGTGAAGTTCCTGCAGATGGCGCGGAAGAAGTCCCGGGAGTCCTACGTGGAGACGGAGCTGATCTTCGCCCTGGCCAAGACCAACCGCCTGGCCGAGCTGGAGGAGTTCATcaacggccccaacaacgcccACATCCAGCAG GTGGGCGACAGATGCTACGACGACAAGATGTACGACGCGGCCAAGCTGCTCTACAACAACGTGTCCAACTTCGGCCGCCTGGCCTCCACCCTGGTGCACCTGGGGGAGTACCAGGCGGCCGTGGACGGCGCCCGCAAGGCCAACAGCACCCGCACCTGGAAGGAG gtgtgcTTTGCCTGCGTGGAGGGCAAGGAGTTCCGCCTGGCTCAGATGTGCGGCCTGCACATCGTGGTCCACGCCGACGAACTGGAGGAGCTCATCAACTTCTACCAG GACCGCGGTTACTTCGAGGAGCTGATCACCATGCTGGAGGCGGCCCTGGGGCTGGAGCGTGCTCACATGGGCATGTTCACCGAGCTGGCCATCCTCTACTCCAAGTTCAAACCCCAGAAGATGAGGGAGCACCTGGAGCTCTTCTGGTCCAGGGTCAACATTCCCAAG GTCCTGAGGGCGGCGGAGCAGGCCCACCTGTGGGGCGAGCTGGTCTTCCTGTATGACAAGTACGAGGAGTACGACAACGCCATCATCACCATGATGAACCACCCTGCAGACGCCTGGAAAGAGGGCCAGTTCAAGGACATCGTCACCAAG GTGGCCAATGTGGAGCTGTACTACAAGGCTATCCagttctacctggagttcaaaCCGTTGCCGCTGAACGACCTGCTCATAGTGCTGTCGCCTCGACTGGACCACACACGCGCCGTCAACTTCTTCAGCAAG GTCAAGCAGCTGTCCTTGGTCAAACCGTACCTGCGGTCAGTGCAGAACCACAACAACAAGTCGGTCAACGAGGCCCTCAACAACCTCTTCATCTCAGAGGAGGACTACGCG GCCCTGCGCACCTCCATCGACGCCTACGACAACTTCGACAACATCACCCTGGCCCAAGGGCTGGAGAAGCACGAGCTGATCGAGTTCAGGAGGATCGCCGCCTACCTCTTCAAGGGCAACAACCGCTGGAAACAGAGCGTGGAGCTCTGCAAGAAGGACAAGCTCTACAAG GATGCCATGCTGTACGCGTCCGAATCCAAGGACGTGGAGCTGGCCGAGGAGCTGCTGGCCTGGTTCCTGGAGGACGACAAGAAGGAGTGCTTCGCCGCCTGCCTGTTCAGCTGCTACGACCTGCTGCGGCCCGATGTGGTGCTGGAGACGGCCTGGAGGCACAACCTCATGGACTTCTCCATGCCCTACTTCATCCAGGTCATGAGGGAGTACCTTTCCAAG GTTGATGCGATTAAGGAAAAG gttGACAAGCTTGAGGCCTCCGAGTCCCTAAGGAAACAGGAGGAGCAGGCCACCGAATCTCAACCCATTGTTTATG GCACACCCCAGCTCATGCTCACCGCGGGCCCCAACGGAGCCGTGCCCCCCCAGCAACCCTACGGCTACGGATACACAGCACCAGCTGGCTAcggccagcccccccagcctggcTTTGGCTATGGCATGTGA
- the LOC134029700 gene encoding clathrin heavy chain 1-like isoform X3, whose translation MAQILPIRFQEHLQLQNLGINPANIGFSTLTMESDKFICIREKVGEQAQVVIIDMADPNTPIRRPISADSAIMNPASKVIALKAAKTLQIFNIEMKSKMKAHTMTDDVTFWKWISLNTVALVTDNAVYHWSMEGDSQPVKVFDRHSSLAGCQIINYRTDAKQKWLLLIGISAQQNRVVGAMQLYSVDRKVSQPIEGHAAGFAQFKMEGNTEESTLFCFAVRGQAGGKLHIIEVGTPPTGNQPFPKKAVDVFFPPEAQNDFPVAMQISSKQDVVFLITKYGYIHLYDLETGTCIYMNRISGETIFVTAPHEPTAGIIGVNRKGQVLSVCVEEENIIPYITNVLQNPDLALRMAVRNNLAGAEELFARKFNTLFAAGNYSEAAKVAANAPKGILRTPDTIRRFQSVPAQPGQTSPLLQYFGILLDQGQLNKFESLELCRPVLQQGRKQLLEKWLKEDKLECSEELGDLVKSVDPTLALSVYLRANVPNKVIQCFAETGQFQKIVLYAKKVGYTPDWIFLLRNVMRISPEQGLQFSQMLVQDEEPLADITQIVDVFMEYNLIQQCTSFLLDALKNNRPMEGPLQTRLLEMNLVHAPQVADAILGNQMFTHYDRAHVAQLCEKAGLLQRALEHYTDLYDIKRAVVHTHLLNPEWLVNFFGSLSVEDSLECLRAMLSANIRQNLQICVQVASKYHEQLSTQSLTELFESFKSFEGLFYFLGSIVNFSQDPEVHFKYIQAACKTGQIKEVERICRESNCYDPERVKNFLKEAKLTDQLPLIIVCDRFDFVHDLVLYLYRNTLQKYIEIYVQKVNPSRLPVVIGGLLDVDCAEDVIKNLIMVVRGQFSTDELVAEVEKRNRLKLLLPWLEARTHEGLEEPATHNALAKIYIDSNNNPERFLRENPFYDSRVVGKYCEKRDPHLACVAYERGQCDQELINVCNENSLFKSLSRYLVKRKDAELWASVLLETNPYRRPLIDQVVQTALSETQDPEEVSVTVKAFMTADLPNELIELLEKIVLDNSVFSEHRNLQNLLILTAIKADRTRVMEYINRLDNYDAPDIANIAISNELFEEAFAIFRKFDVNTSAVQVLIEHIGNLDRAYEFAERCNEPAVWSQLAKAQLQKGLVKEAIDSYIKADDPSAYMEVGNAAAQSGNWEDLVKFLQMARKKSRESYVETELIFALAKTNRLAELEEFINGPNNAHIQQVGDRCYDDKMYDAAKLLYNNVSNFGRLASTLVHLGEYQAAVDGARKANSTRTWKEVCFACVEGKEFRLAQMCGLHIVVHADELEELINFYQDRGYFEELITMLEAALGLERAHMGMFTELAILYSKFKPQKMREHLELFWSRVNIPKVLRAAEQAHLWGELVFLYDKYEEYDNAIITMMNHPADAWKEGQFKDIVTKVANVELYYKAIQFYLEFKPLPLNDLLIVLSPRLDHTRAVNFFSKVKQLSLVKPYLRSVQNHNNKSVNEALNNLFISEEDYAALRTSIDAYDNFDNITLAQGLEKHELIEFRRIAAYLFKGNNRWKQSVELCKKDKLYKDAMLYASESKDVELAEELLAWFLEDDKKECFAACLFSCYDLLRPDVVLETAWRHNLMDFSMPYFIQVMREYLSKVDAIKEKEWSHPSASEITQRLTSLRPPSP comes from the exons ATGGCTCAAATACTACCTATTCGCTTCCAGGAGCACTTGCAG CTCCAGAACTTGGGGATCAACCCAGCCAACATTGGCTTCAGCACCCTGACCATGGAGTCTGACAAGTTCATTTGCATTAGAGAGAAGGTGGGGGAGCAGGCACAAGTTGTCATCATCGACATGGCGGACCCCAACACACCCATCCGCAGGCCCATCTCTGCAGACAGTGCCATCATGAATCCAGCCAGCAAAGTAATTGCCCTCAAAG CCGCAAAAACTCTCCAGATTTTTAACATTGAGATGAAGAGCAAGATGAAGGCCCACACCATGACGGACGACGTGACCTTCTGGAAGTGGATCTCCCTGAACACCGTGGCCCTGGTGACCGACAACGCCGTCTACCATTGGAGCATGGAGGGCGACTCGCAGCCAGTCAAAGTCTTCGACCGACACTCCAGCCTGGCAGGCTGTCAAATCATCAACTACCGCACTGACGCCAAACAGAAATGGCTACTCCTCATTGGCATCTCAGCACAG CAAAACCGCGTGGTGGGGGCCATGCAGCTGTACTCGGTGGACAGGAAGGTGTCGCAGCCCATCGAGGGCCACGCCGCCGGCTTCGCCCAGTTCAAGATGGAGGGCAACACGGAGGAGTCCACTCTGTTCTGCTTCGCAGTGAGGGGACAGGCTGGAGGAAAG CTACACATAATTGAAGTGGGGACCCCTCCGACCGGGAACCAGCCGTTTCCTAAGAAAGCCGTGGATGTTTTCTTCCCTCCAGAGGCCCAGAACGACTTCCCCGTAGCCATGCAG atctCCTCCAAGCAGGACGTGGTGTTCCTCATCACCAAGTACGGCTACATCCACCTGTACGACCTGGAGACGGGCACCTGCATCTACATGAACCGCATCAGCGGCGAGACCATCTTCGTCACGGCGCCCCACGAGCCCACCGCCGGCATCATCGGGGTCAACAGGAAAGGACAG GTGCTctcggtgtgtgtggaggaggagaacatcaTCCCCTACATCACCAACGTGCTGCAGAACCCAGACCTGGCCCTGCGCATGGCCGTCCGCAACAACCTGGCCGGAGCCGAGGAGCTGTTCGCCCGCAAGTTCAACACCCTCTTCGCCGCGGGGAACTACTCCGAGGCCGCCAAGGTGGCCGCCAACGCGCCCAAG ggtATCCTCCGCACACCGGACACCATCCGGAGGTTCCAGAGTGTTCCGGCCCAGCCGGGCCAGACGTCCCCCCTGCTGCAGTACTTTGGCATCCTGCTGGACCAGGGCCAGCTCAACAAGTTTGAGTCCCTGGAGCTGTGCAGGCCCGTGCTGCAGCAGGGACGCAAGCAGCTGCTGGAGAAGTGGCTCAAAGAGGACAAG ctggagTGCTCAGAGGAGCTGGGGGACCTGGTGAAGTCTGTGGACCCCACCCTGGCTCTCAGCGTGTACCTGAGGGCCAACGTCCCGAACAAAGTAATCCAGTGTTTTGCCGAGACCGGACAGTTCCAGAAAATAGTCCTCTATGCCAAAAAG gtgGGCTACACCCCAGACTGGATCTTCCTGCTGAGGAACGTGATGCGGATCAGTCCGGAGCAGGGCCTGCAGTTCTCCCAGATGCTGGTCCAGGACGAGGAGCCCCTGGCCGACATCACCCAG ATCGTGGATGTGTTCATGGAGTACAACCTGATCCAGCAGTGCACCTCCTTCCTGCTGGACGCCCTGAAGAACAACAGGCCCATGGAGGGGCCCCTGCAGACACGCCTGCTGGAGATGAACCTGGTCCACgccccacag GTAGCCGACGCCATCCTGGGCAACCAGATGTTCACCCACTACGACCGCGCCCACGTGGCCCAGCTGTGCGAGAAGGCCGGCCTCCTGCAGAGGGCGCTGGAGCACTACACCGACCTGTACGACATCAAGCGGGCCgtggtgcacacacacctgctcaaccCTGAG TGGCTGGTGAACTTCTTTGGCTCGCTGTCAGTGGAGGACTCCCTGGAGTGCCTGAGGGCCATGCTCTCGGCCAACATCCGGCAGAACCTGCAGATCTGCGTCCAGGTGGCGTCCAAGTACCACGAGCAGCTCTCCACACAGTCCCTCACCGAGCTCTTTGAGTCCTTCAAGAGCTTCGAGG GGCTGTTCTACTTCCTGGGCTCCATCGTGAACTTCAGCCAGGACCCGGAGGTCCACTTCAAGTACATCCAGGCTGCCTGCAAGACGGGCCAGAtcaaggaggtggagaggatctGCCGCGAGAGCAACTGCTACGACCCCGAGCGCGTCAAGAACTTCCTCAAG GAGGCCAAGCTGACGGACCAGCTTCCGCTCATCATCGTGTGCGACCGCTTCGACTTCGTCCACGACCTGGTGCTGTATCTGTACCGCAACACTCTGCAGAAGTACATTGAGATCTACGTGCAGAAG gtgaACCCCAGCCGCCTGCCCGTGGTGATCGGAGGGCTGCTGGACGTGGACTGCGCCGAGGACGTCATCAAGAACCTGATCATGGTGGTGAGAGGACAGTTCTCCACCGACGAGCTGGTGGccgaggtggagaagaggaacAG acTGAAGCTGCTCCTGCCCTGGCTGGAGGCTCGCACCCACGAGGGCCTGGAGGAGccggctacccacaatgccctagCCAAGATCTACATCGACAGCAACAACAACCCGGAGCGCTTCCTGCGCGAGAACCCCTTCTACGACAGCCGCGTGGTGGGCAAGTACTGCGAGAAGAGAGACCCCCACCTGGCCTGCGTGGCCTACGAGAGAGGACAATGTGACCAGGAGCTAATAAac GTGTGCAACGAGAACTCCCTGTTCAAGAGCCTGTCTCGCTACCTGGTGAAGCGCAAGGACGCCGAGCTGTGGGCCAGCGTGCTGCTGGAGACCAACCCCTACAGGCGACCCCTCATCGACCAG GTTGTGCAGACGGCCCTGTCTGAGACCCAGGACCCAGAGGAGGTGTCGGTCACGGTCAAGGCCTTCATGACGGCCGACCTGCCCAACGAGCTCATCGAGCTGCTGGAGAAGATCGTCCTGGACAACTCTGTCTTCAGCGAGCACCG AAACCTCCAGAACCTTCTGATCCTGACGGCCATCAAGGCGGACCGCACGCGAGTGATGGAGTACATCAACCGCCTGGACAACTACGACGCCCCCGACATCGCCAACATCGCCATCAGCAACGAGCTCTTCGAGGAGGCCTTCGCCATCTTCAGGAAGTTTGACGTCAACACCTCCGCCGTGCAG GTCCTCATCGAGCACATCGGTAACCTGGACCGGGCCTACGAGTTTGCGGAGCGCTGCAACGAGCCGGCGGTGTGGAGCCAGCTGGCCAAGGCCCAGCTGCAGAAGGGCCTGGTGAAGGAGGCCATCGACTCCTACATCAAGGCCGACGACCCCTCCGCCTACATGGAGGTGGGCAACGCTGCAGCTCAGAGCG GCAACTGGGAGGACTTGGTGAAGTTCCTGCAGATGGCGCGGAAGAAGTCCCGGGAGTCCTACGTGGAGACGGAGCTGATCTTCGCCCTGGCCAAGACCAACCGCCTGGCCGAGCTGGAGGAGTTCATcaacggccccaacaacgcccACATCCAGCAG GTGGGCGACAGATGCTACGACGACAAGATGTACGACGCGGCCAAGCTGCTCTACAACAACGTGTCCAACTTCGGCCGCCTGGCCTCCACCCTGGTGCACCTGGGGGAGTACCAGGCGGCCGTGGACGGCGCCCGCAAGGCCAACAGCACCCGCACCTGGAAGGAG gtgtgcTTTGCCTGCGTGGAGGGCAAGGAGTTCCGCCTGGCTCAGATGTGCGGCCTGCACATCGTGGTCCACGCCGACGAACTGGAGGAGCTCATCAACTTCTACCAG GACCGCGGTTACTTCGAGGAGCTGATCACCATGCTGGAGGCGGCCCTGGGGCTGGAGCGTGCTCACATGGGCATGTTCACCGAGCTGGCCATCCTCTACTCCAAGTTCAAACCCCAGAAGATGAGGGAGCACCTGGAGCTCTTCTGGTCCAGGGTCAACATTCCCAAG GTCCTGAGGGCGGCGGAGCAGGCCCACCTGTGGGGCGAGCTGGTCTTCCTGTATGACAAGTACGAGGAGTACGACAACGCCATCATCACCATGATGAACCACCCTGCAGACGCCTGGAAAGAGGGCCAGTTCAAGGACATCGTCACCAAG GTGGCCAATGTGGAGCTGTACTACAAGGCTATCCagttctacctggagttcaaaCCGTTGCCGCTGAACGACCTGCTCATAGTGCTGTCGCCTCGACTGGACCACACACGCGCCGTCAACTTCTTCAGCAAG GTCAAGCAGCTGTCCTTGGTCAAACCGTACCTGCGGTCAGTGCAGAACCACAACAACAAGTCGGTCAACGAGGCCCTCAACAACCTCTTCATCTCAGAGGAGGACTACGCG GCCCTGCGCACCTCCATCGACGCCTACGACAACTTCGACAACATCACCCTGGCCCAAGGGCTGGAGAAGCACGAGCTGATCGAGTTCAGGAGGATCGCCGCCTACCTCTTCAAGGGCAACAACCGCTGGAAACAGAGCGTGGAGCTCTGCAAGAAGGACAAGCTCTACAAG GATGCCATGCTGTACGCGTCCGAATCCAAGGACGTGGAGCTGGCCGAGGAGCTGCTGGCCTGGTTCCTGGAGGACGACAAGAAGGAGTGCTTCGCCGCCTGCCTGTTCAGCTGCTACGACCTGCTGCGGCCCGATGTGGTGCTGGAGACGGCCTGGAGGCACAACCTCATGGACTTCTCCATGCCCTACTTCATCCAGGTCATGAGGGAGTACCTTTCCAAG GTTGATGCGATTAAGGAAAAG GAATGGTCCCATCCGTCAGCCAGTGAAATAACCCAGAG gttGACAAGCTTGAGGCCTCCGAGTCCCTAA